The following are from one region of the Edwardsiella tarda ATCC 15947 = NBRC 105688 genome:
- the hyaC gene encoding Ni/Fe-hydrogenase b-type cytochrome subunit — MSEKTSPRAEEARDDAVSHYVFEAPVRLWHWLTVGCMLVLMVTGYFIGRPLPSVSGEATYLFYMGYIRLVHFSAGMLFTVLLLGRIYWAFVGNHYSRELFVVPVWRRSWWQGVWYEVRWYLFLEKRPSGDIGHNPVAQAAMFGYFLMSVFMILTGLALFSEHSQYAIFAPFHYVIEFFYWTGGNSIDIHSWHRLGMWLIGAFIIGHVYMAIREDIMSNDTVISTMINGFRSHKFGKGKRDKEAS, encoded by the coding sequence ATGAGTGAAAAGACATCCCCACGCGCCGAGGAGGCGCGTGATGATGCCGTCAGTCATTATGTGTTCGAGGCGCCGGTGCGCCTCTGGCATTGGCTGACGGTTGGCTGCATGTTGGTACTGATGGTGACCGGTTATTTCATCGGCCGTCCGTTACCGTCGGTCAGCGGGGAGGCCACCTATCTGTTCTACATGGGCTATATCCGTCTGGTTCATTTCAGCGCAGGGATGCTGTTCACCGTGTTGTTGCTGGGGCGCATCTACTGGGCCTTCGTCGGTAACCACTACTCGCGTGAACTGTTCGTGGTGCCGGTCTGGCGTCGCAGTTGGTGGCAGGGAGTATGGTACGAGGTGCGTTGGTATCTGTTCCTGGAGAAGCGTCCGAGCGGCGACATCGGCCATAATCCGGTGGCGCAGGCGGCGATGTTTGGCTACTTCCTGATGTCGGTGTTTATGATCCTTACCGGCTTGGCGCTGTTTAGCGAGCATAGTCAGTACGCCATCTTCGCCCCGTTCCACTATGTGATCGAGTTCTTCTACTGGACCGGGGGCAACTCCATCGACATTCACAGTTGGCACCGTCTCGGCATGTGGCTGATCGGCGCCTTTATCATCGGCCATGTGTATATGGCTATCCGCGAGGACATCATGTCTAACGACACGGTGATCTCGACGATGATCAACGGATTCCGCAGCCATAAGTTTGGTAAAGGCAAACGCGACAAGGAGGCGTCATGA
- the hyaD gene encoding hydrogenase 1 maturation protease: protein MSEQRVVVMGLGNLLWADEGFGVRVAERLYAHYHWPETVEIVDGGTQGLNLLGYVESASHLLILDAIDYGLAPGTLRTYAGEMVPAYLSAKKMSLHQSSFSEVLALADIRGHMPSHVALVGLQPALLDDYGGSLTEVARAQLPAAEQAALAQLAAWGIVPQPSEEGRCLNYECLSMENYEGVRIRQYRMTLEGQEEC from the coding sequence ATGAGTGAGCAGCGCGTGGTGGTGATGGGGCTGGGTAACCTGCTGTGGGCCGATGAAGGCTTCGGCGTACGGGTGGCCGAGCGGTTGTATGCCCATTATCACTGGCCGGAGACGGTGGAGATTGTCGACGGCGGTACCCAGGGGCTCAACCTGCTGGGCTATGTCGAGAGCGCCAGCCACCTGTTGATCCTCGATGCCATCGACTATGGTCTGGCGCCAGGCACCCTGCGTACTTACGCCGGGGAGATGGTGCCAGCCTACCTCAGCGCCAAGAAGATGAGTCTGCATCAGAGCAGCTTCTCCGAGGTGTTGGCATTGGCGGATATTCGCGGCCACATGCCGTCTCATGTCGCGCTGGTCGGCTTGCAGCCGGCGTTGCTGGATGACTATGGCGGCAGCCTGACCGAGGTGGCGCGCGCCCAGTTGCCCGCGGCGGAGCAGGCGGCCCTGGCACAACTGGCCGCCTGGGGGATCGTCCCACAGCCGAGCGAGGAGGGGCGTTGCCTGAACTATGAATGTCTGTCGATGGAAAACTACGAGGGGGTACGCATTCGCCAGTATCGCATGACGTTGGAGGGGCAAGAGGAGTGTTAA
- the hyaE gene encoding hydrogenase-1 operon protein HyaE yields the protein MLNDNPFSALWQRMLTRGWQPVDETNLDDWLAQAPDCVVLLSCDPRRTPEVSDNPVMIAELLREFPHIDWRVAMADLAQSEAIGDRFGVRRFPATLVFLSGELRGVLSGIHPWADLIALMRPLVESPTPQESES from the coding sequence GTGTTAAACGACAACCCATTTTCCGCACTGTGGCAGCGCATGCTGACGCGCGGCTGGCAGCCGGTGGATGAGACGAATCTGGACGATTGGCTGGCGCAGGCGCCGGATTGCGTGGTGTTGCTGAGCTGCGATCCGCGTCGTACGCCGGAGGTGAGCGACAACCCGGTGATGATCGCCGAGCTATTGCGCGAGTTTCCGCATATCGACTGGCGGGTGGCGATGGCCGATCTGGCGCAGAGCGAGGCGATCGGCGATCGCTTCGGCGTGCGGCGTTTCCCGGCAACGCTGGTGTTTCTCAGTGGCGAGCTGCGCGGCGTGCTGAGCGGCATTCATCCCTGGGCCGATCTGATCGCCCTGATGCGTCCTTTGGTTGAAAGCCCCACCCCGCAGGAGTCAGAGTCATGA
- a CDS encoding hydrogenase expression/formation protein: protein MSETFFHLLGPGTQPNDESFSMNPLPITCQVNGDPSMAALEHCAHSAAVMTLLNRLLAQLAQRIPPLGEVLAWDLTTLQAEDIQFLNALLGEGEVSVRIQHADGSESEIQEAIFCGLWRVRCLRDGEVLADRLEAGCAPLPLWQAANADTLPNDSLLPPPIDGLMNGLPLAHELLAHVRDPAGQPHSINLTQLPLSEADRLFLARLCGQGRIQIRTFGYGESRIDSTGLRHVWHLRCLDTLKGTLLDSYEVCVLPELVLAAPEDLADSAQRLGDVCRWLEESADV from the coding sequence ATGAGTGAGACCTTTTTCCATCTGTTAGGGCCGGGAACCCAGCCAAACGATGAGAGCTTTAGCATGAACCCGTTGCCGATCACCTGTCAGGTGAACGGCGATCCGAGCATGGCGGCGCTGGAGCACTGTGCCCACAGCGCGGCGGTGATGACGCTGCTGAATCGACTGCTGGCGCAGTTAGCCCAGCGTATTCCGCCGTTAGGTGAGGTGCTGGCTTGGGATCTGACCACGCTGCAGGCGGAAGACATTCAGTTCCTCAACGCCCTGCTGGGCGAGGGCGAGGTCTCGGTGCGCATTCAGCATGCCGATGGCAGCGAAAGTGAGATCCAGGAGGCGATCTTCTGCGGCCTGTGGCGGGTACGATGCCTGCGGGATGGCGAGGTGTTGGCGGATCGACTGGAGGCGGGCTGTGCGCCGTTGCCCTTGTGGCAGGCGGCAAACGCCGACACGCTACCCAACGATTCGTTACTGCCGCCCCCCATCGACGGGCTGATGAATGGCCTGCCGTTAGCCCATGAGCTGTTAGCCCATGTGCGCGATCCGGCGGGGCAGCCCCACAGCATCAACCTCACCCAGTTGCCGCTGAGCGAGGCCGACCGTCTGTTCCTGGCACGCCTGTGCGGGCAGGGGCGGATCCAGATCCGCACCTTCGGTTATGGTGAGAGCCGCATCGACTCGACGGGATTACGCCATGTCTGGCATCTGCGTTGCTTGGATACCCTGAAGGGGACGCTGCTCGATAGCTATGAGGTGTGCGTGTTGCCGGAGCTGGTCTTGGCGGCGCCTGAGGATCTGGCCGATTCGGCTCAGCGCCTGGGCGATGTGTGCCGCTGGCTTGAGGAGAGCGCCGATGTTTGA
- a CDS encoding rubredoxin yields MFERGYGHAIPDEARLECNLCWWVYDPALGDAIGQIPAGTPFNALPEQWRCPQCDADKQHFLLLE; encoded by the coding sequence ATGTTTGAGCGCGGCTATGGCCATGCCATCCCGGACGAGGCGCGTCTGGAGTGTAACCTGTGTTGGTGGGTATACGATCCGGCATTGGGCGACGCCATCGGCCAGATCCCGGCGGGCACGCCCTTTAATGCCCTGCCGGAGCAGTGGCGTTGCCCACAGTGCGATGCCGATAAGCAACACTTCTTGTTACTGGAGTGA
- the appC gene encoding cytochrome bd-II oxidase subunit 1 has translation MWDVIDLSRWQFALTALYHFLFVPLTLGLIFLLAVMETIYVVTGKAIYRDMTRFWGKLFGINFALGVATGLTMEFQFGTNWSFYSNYVGDIFGAPLAMEALMAFFLESTFVGLFFFGWQRLTKYQHLLVTWLVAFGSNISALWILNANGWMQYPTGAHFDIDTLRMEMTSFSELVFNPVSQVKFVHTVMSGYVAGAMFIMAISAWYLLRGRERDVALRSFAIGSVFGTLAIIGTLQLGDSSAYEVAKVQPVKLAAMEGEWQTEPAPAPFHLVAWPEQEQERNAFAIKVPALLGLLATHSLDTPVPGLKNLMADALPRLQRGREAWLLMQQISQGDRSPQTLAAFRAVEPDLGYGMLLTRYAPDMNNVTPAQYQAAQRGAIPQVAPVFWSFRIMVACGSLLLLVMVIALVQTLRRRIDQKRWVLRMVCYSLPLPWLAIEAGWFMTEFGRQPWAIQDILPTYSAHSALTTGQLAFSMGLILGLYTLFLIAEVYLMQKYARLGPSAMQSEQPAQQ, from the coding sequence ATGTGGGATGTCATTGACTTATCGCGCTGGCAGTTCGCACTGACCGCGCTGTATCACTTTCTTTTTGTACCGCTTACCCTGGGATTGATTTTTTTGCTGGCCGTCATGGAGACCATCTACGTGGTGACTGGCAAAGCGATCTACCGCGATATGACGCGTTTCTGGGGTAAACTGTTCGGCATTAACTTCGCGCTCGGGGTCGCGACCGGCCTGACCATGGAGTTTCAGTTCGGGACCAACTGGTCGTTCTACTCTAACTATGTGGGCGACATTTTCGGTGCCCCCTTGGCGATGGAAGCCTTGATGGCTTTCTTCCTCGAATCGACCTTCGTCGGCCTGTTCTTCTTCGGTTGGCAACGTCTGACTAAGTATCAGCATCTGCTGGTGACCTGGTTGGTCGCCTTCGGCTCCAACATCTCCGCGTTGTGGATCTTGAATGCCAACGGTTGGATGCAGTACCCGACCGGGGCGCACTTCGACATCGATACCCTGCGTATGGAGATGACCAGCTTCAGCGAGTTGGTCTTTAACCCGGTCAGCCAGGTGAAATTCGTGCATACCGTGATGTCCGGCTATGTAGCGGGGGCGATGTTTATCATGGCCATCAGCGCCTGGTATCTGCTGCGTGGTCGTGAGCGTGACGTGGCGCTGCGTTCCTTCGCCATCGGCTCGGTGTTTGGCACCCTGGCGATCATCGGTACGCTGCAGTTGGGCGACAGTTCAGCCTATGAAGTTGCCAAGGTTCAACCGGTCAAGCTGGCGGCGATGGAAGGGGAGTGGCAGACCGAACCGGCCCCGGCCCCGTTCCATCTGGTGGCCTGGCCGGAGCAAGAGCAGGAGCGTAACGCCTTCGCCATCAAGGTGCCGGCGCTACTCGGCCTGTTGGCGACCCACTCGCTGGATACGCCGGTTCCTGGGTTGAAAAACCTGATGGCCGACGCGTTGCCGCGTCTGCAACGTGGGCGCGAAGCCTGGCTGCTGATGCAGCAAATCTCGCAGGGCGATCGCTCGCCGCAAACCCTGGCCGCCTTCCGCGCGGTAGAGCCTGATCTGGGCTATGGCATGCTGCTGACCCGTTATGCTCCGGATATGAATAATGTCACCCCGGCGCAGTATCAGGCGGCCCAACGCGGCGCCATCCCACAGGTGGCACCGGTGTTCTGGAGCTTCCGCATCATGGTGGCCTGTGGTTCGTTGCTGCTGCTGGTGATGGTGATCGCTCTGGTACAGACCCTACGTCGGCGTATCGATCAGAAACGTTGGGTGTTGCGTATGGTGTGTTATAGCCTGCCGCTACCCTGGCTCGCCATCGAGGCCGGTTGGTTTATGACCGAGTTTGGCCGCCAGCCCTGGGCTATCCAGGATATTCTGCCGACCTATTCCGCCCATTCTGCGCTGACCACCGGTCAGTTAGCCTTCTCAATGGGGCTGATCCTGGGGCTTTACACCCTGTTCTTAATCGCCGAGGTCTACCTGATGCAGAAGTATGCGCGTCTTGGGCCGAGTGCGATGCAGAGTGAACAACCGGCGCAGCAATAG
- the appB gene encoding cytochrome d ubiquinol oxidase subunit II → MFDYETLRFIWWLLIGVILVAFMVTDGFDMGVGCLLPLVARNDDERRVLINSVGAHWEGNQVWLILAGGALFAAWPRVYAAAFSGFYVAMILVLCALFFRPLAFDYRGKIADARWRTLWDIGLVIGSLVPPVVFGVAFGNLLLGVPFAFTPQLRVEYFGTFWQLLSPFALLCGLLSLCMVIMQGGVWLQLKTDGVIRQRAQSATNRSALLVVLCFVLAGYWMWVGIDGYVLLSQDANGPSNPLLKAVAVLPGAWMGNFFHSPWLLIFPALAVLCPLLTLLASARARAGWAFLLASLAQAGVVFTAGVTLFPFVMPSSINPISSLTLWDSTSSQMTLSIMLVIVLVFLPIVLLYTLWSYYKMLGRITPETIRRHDHELY, encoded by the coding sequence ATGTTTGATTATGAAACGTTGCGCTTCATTTGGTGGCTGCTGATCGGGGTGATCCTGGTGGCCTTCATGGTGACCGACGGGTTCGATATGGGGGTGGGTTGCCTGCTGCCGCTGGTGGCGCGTAACGACGACGAGCGCCGGGTGCTGATCAACAGCGTCGGCGCGCACTGGGAAGGGAACCAGGTATGGTTGATCCTGGCGGGCGGCGCGTTGTTTGCCGCCTGGCCGCGGGTGTATGCCGCCGCCTTCTCCGGCTTCTATGTGGCGATGATCTTGGTGCTGTGCGCCCTGTTCTTCCGCCCGCTGGCCTTCGACTATCGCGGTAAGATCGCCGATGCGCGTTGGCGCACCCTGTGGGACATTGGGCTGGTGATCGGTAGCCTGGTGCCCCCGGTGGTCTTCGGCGTGGCGTTCGGTAACCTGCTCCTCGGGGTTCCCTTCGCCTTTACCCCGCAACTGCGCGTCGAATACTTCGGCACCTTCTGGCAGCTGTTGTCACCCTTCGCCTTACTGTGTGGCCTGTTAAGCCTGTGTATGGTGATCATGCAGGGCGGGGTCTGGTTGCAACTGAAGACCGATGGCGTGATCCGTCAGCGGGCGCAGTCGGCCACCAACCGCAGCGCGTTGTTGGTGGTGCTGTGCTTCGTGCTGGCCGGTTACTGGATGTGGGTCGGCATCGATGGCTACGTGCTGCTCAGCCAGGATGCGAATGGCCCCTCCAACCCGTTGCTGAAGGCGGTGGCGGTGCTGCCTGGCGCCTGGATGGGGAATTTCTTCCATTCACCGTGGTTGCTGATCTTCCCGGCGCTCGCGGTGCTGTGCCCGCTGCTGACGCTACTCGCCAGCGCACGGGCGCGCGCCGGTTGGGCGTTCCTGCTGGCCTCCTTGGCGCAGGCCGGGGTGGTCTTCACCGCCGGGGTCACGCTATTCCCGTTTGTGATGCCTTCCAGCATCAATCCGATCTCGAGCCTGACCCTATGGGATAGTACCTCTAGCCAGATGACGCTGAGCATCATGCTGGTGATCGTGCTGGTCTTCTTGCCGATTGTGTTGCTCTACACCCTGTGGAGCTATTACAAGATGCTGGGGCGGATCACGCCGGAGACCATCCGCCGTCACGATCATGAACTGTATTGA
- the cbdX gene encoding cytochrome bd-II oxidase subunit CbdX yields the protein MWYLLWFVGILLMCTLSTLVLVWLEPRLK from the coding sequence ATGTGGTATTTATTGTGGTTTGTCGGCATCTTGCTGATGTGTACGCTGTCGACGTTGGTACTGGTGTGGCTTGAGCCGCGCCTGAAATAA
- a CDS encoding DUF1275 family protein → MPHQPLSRIYRNLNYEIHYMMSFIGGCLEIVSFMFLYKALIGYMTSNMIFGIAALAQGGMDFESYYHIAIILIWMLLAALHPLLANRYQARLTSPWQGYAIAMSINCLLLLAFMLLGAALMRHGQLGDKPTLAVMPLVTLGLVFMYIQNFVIKHGGTRQPTATSVVTSVYVLMMSRLSSLFAGQRTRRERVVLFHEGMHYLLVIGHFFIGALITALLSRQMGFYSLLPALLALLLFTLRIWVRHGRYRALADPDRV, encoded by the coding sequence ATGCCTCACCAACCCTTGTCCCGCATCTACCGCAACTTGAATTATGAGATCCACTATATGATGAGCTTTATTGGCGGTTGCCTGGAGATCGTCAGTTTTATGTTTTTATACAAGGCATTAATCGGCTATATGACCTCGAATATGATCTTCGGTATCGCGGCGTTGGCCCAGGGAGGAATGGATTTCGAGTCGTACTATCACATCGCCATCATCCTGATCTGGATGCTGCTTGCGGCGTTACACCCGTTACTGGCCAATCGCTACCAGGCGCGTCTGACGAGCCCGTGGCAGGGGTATGCCATCGCCATGAGTATCAATTGCCTGCTGTTGCTGGCGTTTATGCTACTGGGGGCGGCGTTGATGCGTCATGGCCAACTCGGGGATAAACCGACGCTGGCGGTGATGCCGCTGGTGACCCTGGGCCTGGTGTTTATGTATATCCAAAACTTTGTGATTAAACACGGCGGGACGCGTCAACCGACGGCGACCTCGGTGGTGACGAGCGTCTATGTGCTGATGATGAGTCGACTGTCGAGCCTCTTCGCGGGTCAACGTACGCGGCGCGAGCGCGTGGTGCTGTTCCATGAAGGGATGCATTATCTGCTGGTGATCGGCCACTTCTTCATTGGGGCGCTGATCACGGCGCTACTGAGTCGGCAGATGGGGTTCTATAGCCTGTTGCCCGCCTTGTTGGCCTTGCTGCTGTTCACCCTGCGCATCTGGGTGAGGCATGGGCGCTATCGGGCGTTGGCGGACCCAGATCGGGTCTAG
- a CDS encoding LysR family transcriptional regulator has product MSHDNFLKSMFETHYGALVALTALNEAQSVSRAAEYLNISQPSMSKLLMELRKEFNDPLYTKCNNLFTLTPVGETLCAIVRNTLYTSQSMIEQLRCGVKHRYNICLPHWFNIQEVSALIGNIRTLYPNLVINFRPPSATTAEDIVQSLKQGSVDVAVRHFPHAPPSGIHLKTLGTSEFIFLRRARASQHTTPPLLSLSQEQLLTNPLIIYNISPYLWESFLQANRLDEGLLNITLTLTNNFRRWLDQLVDDDTLLVTLRSTGDPLLASGEYQAVSIPSLAVYYPYHLMWHERASHDPVHHLIRKALIAMSSNAPATPATR; this is encoded by the coding sequence ATGTCGCACGATAACTTTTTAAAGTCCATGTTTGAAACCCACTACGGCGCCTTGGTCGCCTTGACGGCGCTGAATGAGGCACAAAGCGTCAGCCGAGCCGCCGAGTACCTAAACATCAGCCAGCCCTCAATGAGTAAGCTGTTGATGGAGCTACGCAAGGAGTTCAACGATCCGTTGTATACCAAGTGCAATAATCTGTTCACCCTCACCCCGGTCGGGGAGACGTTATGCGCCATCGTGCGCAACACCCTGTATACCAGCCAGTCTATGATCGAGCAGCTGCGCTGCGGCGTGAAGCACCGTTACAACATCTGCCTACCGCACTGGTTTAATATTCAAGAGGTCTCCGCGCTGATCGGTAATATCCGCACCCTGTATCCCAACTTGGTGATCAACTTCCGTCCCCCCAGCGCCACCACGGCGGAAGATATTGTGCAGAGCCTCAAACAGGGTAGCGTCGACGTGGCGGTACGCCACTTCCCTCACGCCCCCCCCAGCGGTATTCACCTAAAAACCCTCGGGACCTCCGAGTTTATCTTCCTGCGCCGCGCACGCGCCTCCCAGCACACGACGCCGCCTCTGCTCAGCCTGAGTCAGGAACAGTTACTCACTAACCCCCTGATCATTTACAACATCAGCCCCTACCTGTGGGAGAGTTTCCTGCAAGCCAACCGCCTGGATGAAGGGTTGCTCAACATCACCTTGACGCTGACCAACAACTTCCGTCGCTGGCTGGATCAGTTGGTCGACGACGACACCCTACTGGTCACCTTACGCAGCACCGGCGATCCGCTGCTCGCCAGCGGCGAATACCAGGCCGTCTCCATCCCCAGCCTGGCGGTCTACTACCCCTATCATCTGATGTGGCATGAGCGCGCCTCACACGATCCGGTACACCACCTGATCCGCAAGGCGCTGATCGCCATGAGCAGCAATGCCCCCGCGACGCCCGCCACACGTTAA
- the cfa gene encoding cyclopropane fatty acyl phospholipid synthase has protein sequence MNMSTIVSAINTPSRSYRILQPLLQQADIQIDGHRPYDIQIHNPQLFRRIMQNGSLGLGESYMDGWWECERLDMFFERVLRAGLDRQLPHNLHDLLYLASARLFNLQSRRRSGQVARQHYDLGNDLFEAMLDPHMQYSCAYWKEATTLEQAQEAKLDLICRKLDLQPGQRVLDIGCGWGGLAAYMARHYDVQVTGITISQEQCAFASQRCADLPVTLRLMDYRDLDETFDRIVSVGMFEHVGPKNYASYFATVSRCLHPEGRFLLHTIGSNRSRQGVDPWINRYIFPHGRLPSQCDITRHSEGLFVMEDWHNFGPDYDKTLMAWEARFCAAWPRLKARYDERFYRMFRYYLCACAGAFRARDIQLWQVLFSPQGIHGGVRVAR, from the coding sequence ATAAATATGAGTACCATCGTCAGCGCAATAAACACCCCCTCCCGTAGCTATCGTATTCTGCAACCCCTCTTACAACAGGCCGACATCCAGATCGATGGCCATCGCCCCTATGATATTCAGATCCATAATCCACAGCTGTTTCGCCGCATCATGCAAAACGGCTCGCTGGGATTGGGGGAAAGCTATATGGACGGCTGGTGGGAGTGTGAACGTCTGGATATGTTCTTCGAACGCGTCCTCCGCGCCGGACTGGATCGCCAACTGCCCCACAACCTGCACGATCTGCTCTATCTGGCCAGCGCGCGTCTCTTCAACCTACAGTCACGCCGCCGCTCGGGTCAGGTGGCGCGCCAACACTACGATCTGGGCAATGATCTGTTCGAAGCCATGCTCGATCCGCATATGCAGTACTCCTGCGCCTACTGGAAAGAGGCCACGACCCTGGAACAGGCGCAAGAGGCCAAGCTGGATCTGATCTGCCGTAAGCTCGATCTACAACCCGGCCAGCGGGTACTCGACATCGGTTGTGGCTGGGGCGGACTCGCCGCCTACATGGCGCGCCATTATGACGTACAGGTCACCGGGATCACCATCTCACAGGAGCAGTGCGCGTTCGCCAGCCAACGCTGCGCCGACTTACCGGTCACCCTGCGTCTGATGGACTACCGCGATCTGGACGAAACCTTCGATCGCATCGTCTCCGTCGGGATGTTTGAGCATGTCGGGCCGAAGAACTACGCCAGCTACTTCGCCACCGTCAGTCGCTGCCTACACCCCGAGGGGCGCTTCCTACTGCACACCATCGGCAGCAATCGCTCGCGTCAGGGTGTTGATCCCTGGATTAACCGCTATATTTTTCCTCATGGCCGCCTGCCCTCTCAGTGCGATATCACGAGGCATAGCGAAGGTCTATTCGTGATGGAGGACTGGCATAACTTTGGTCCCGATTACGATAAGACCCTGATGGCCTGGGAGGCACGCTTTTGCGCCGCCTGGCCACGGCTGAAGGCGCGTTACGATGAACGCTTCTACCGCATGTTCCGCTATTATCTCTGTGCCTGCGCCGGCGCCTTCCGCGCCCGTGACATTCAACTGTGGCAGGTGTTATTCAGTCCGCAGGGTATCCACGGCGGCGTGCGCGTCGCGCGTTAA
- a CDS encoding nucleoside permease: MNLKLQLKILSFLQFYLWGSWLTTLGSYMFVTLKFDGAAIGAVYSSLGIAALFMPTLLGIVADKWVSAKWVYAACHLVGALTLFLAAQVTTPSAMFVVILLNSLAYMPTLGLVNTISYYRLQNAGMDIVSEFPPIRIWGTIGFILAMWAVSFSGFELSHMQLYIGAGASLLLSLFSTTLPYIPVNKTQEKQGWVEMLGLNAFSLFKNSRMAIFFIFSMLLGAELQITNMFGNPFLHSFDQNPLFAGSFIVEHASVLLSVSQISETVFILTIPFFLGRYGIKNVMLMSMVAWMLRFGLFAYGDPSPFGTVLLVLSMIVYGCAFDFFNISGSVFVDQEVKPAIRASAQGMFLMMTNGFGCILGGIVSGKVVEYYTQGGVTDWPTVWLIFAGYSLLLAVAFLFLFRYHYVRPQGQAASVGQQA; this comes from the coding sequence ATGAATCTGAAGCTACAGCTGAAGATACTGTCATTTCTGCAATTCTATCTATGGGGGAGCTGGCTGACCACGCTCGGCTCCTATATGTTTGTCACCCTGAAGTTTGACGGGGCGGCCATCGGGGCGGTTTATAGCTCGTTGGGTATCGCCGCGTTATTTATGCCAACCCTGTTGGGGATCGTGGCGGATAAATGGGTCAGCGCCAAATGGGTCTATGCCGCCTGCCATCTGGTCGGCGCGTTGACGCTATTCCTCGCGGCCCAAGTCACCACCCCCAGCGCCATGTTCGTGGTGATCTTGCTGAACTCGTTGGCCTATATGCCGACGTTGGGTTTGGTCAACACGATCTCCTATTATCGTCTGCAGAATGCGGGTATGGATATCGTCAGCGAATTCCCGCCGATCCGTATCTGGGGCACCATCGGTTTCATCCTGGCGATGTGGGCGGTGAGTTTCTCCGGTTTCGAGCTGAGCCATATGCAGCTATATATCGGTGCCGGCGCCTCGCTGCTATTGAGTCTGTTCTCTACCACGCTGCCCTATATTCCGGTGAACAAAACTCAGGAAAAACAAGGCTGGGTGGAGATGTTGGGTCTGAACGCCTTCAGCCTGTTCAAGAATTCGCGTATGGCGATCTTCTTCATCTTCTCCATGCTGCTGGGCGCCGAGTTGCAGATCACCAACATGTTCGGCAACCCGTTCCTGCATAGTTTCGATCAGAATCCGTTGTTTGCCGGTAGCTTTATCGTCGAGCACGCCTCGGTACTGCTGTCGGTTTCGCAGATTTCTGAGACGGTGTTCATCCTGACCATCCCGTTCTTCCTCGGCCGCTACGGTATCAAGAACGTGATGCTGATGAGCATGGTGGCCTGGATGTTGCGTTTTGGTCTGTTTGCCTACGGTGACCCGTCACCGTTCGGCACCGTGCTGCTGGTGTTGTCGATGATCGTCTACGGTTGCGCCTTCGACTTCTTTAATATCTCCGGCTCGGTGTTCGTCGATCAAGAGGTGAAACCGGCCATTCGCGCCAGTGCGCAGGGGATGTTCCTGATGATGACCAACGGCTTCGGCTGCATCTTGGGCGGCATCGTCAGCGGTAAGGTGGTGGAGTACTACACGCAGGGCGGCGTGACCGATTGGCCGACGGTGTGGCTGATCTTCGCGGGGTATTCGCTGCTGCTGGCCGTCGCCTTCCTGTTCCTGTTCCGCTATCACTATGTGCGTCCGCAGGGACAAGCGGCGAGCGTGGGACAACAGGCTTAA